The Flavobacteriales bacterium genome includes a region encoding these proteins:
- a CDS encoding T9SS type A sorting domain-containing protein yields the protein MKFFCWFIVFVGFNIAANAQNISPPQNEVVFHEMRMYNVLQNTPSETKISDYIADNYPFTNTNGHSVYLQHHTKSITGNHYTFGLKKDGIDVFEAQIRIHTDKEGNIILIQENLVQVDKSSSAKIGDEKLYWVEIADGWQVAQMVDAKDQYGTKYLKVDNRIVYTYQTKHFLQKPDTQVHAKVFLVNPLTTAHRIYGTPYIDSNDLDVPEINNQRQWVNFKTTFENDTFWLKNERYFFGNVSDPKTPQTYSLSDSFVFNRSQYQFEDVNAFFHITTLSQYVENLGFETILPDTLKIDVHAYNGDDLSSFNYEVEPLELEMGEGGVDDAEDGEVITHEFGHALIYMAGPTTYTDTRDRDAMEEGNADYICVSYSRSYDDYGWKEIFDWDGHNEFWSGIHTGDVLIYPQQMTNSSNENREMWSTPLICLYEKLGRETCDSLFFEHLFYQAKNATIPQMAEVILMVDSLIWEGKYNNEIRKCFGANKILAVEPNVVLIDLFLISNSLGFSNGSADLTITSKQNQVFNVRVTSILGQTMEEYEQINSLTLNPYNFTPGVYFVQLNLGNFTASFKLVKT from the coding sequence ATGAAGTTTTTCTGTTGGTTTATCGTTTTTGTCGGGTTTAACATCGCAGCAAATGCTCAAAACATTTCTCCACCGCAAAATGAGGTAGTTTTTCATGAAATGCGGATGTATAACGTTTTGCAAAACACGCCGTCAGAAACTAAAATAAGTGACTATATTGCTGATAATTACCCCTTTACAAACACAAATGGTCATTCGGTTTATTTGCAACATCACACCAAAAGTATTACCGGAAATCATTACACCTTTGGATTGAAAAAAGACGGAATCGATGTTTTTGAAGCTCAAATTCGCATTCATACCGACAAAGAAGGCAACATTATTTTAATTCAGGAAAACTTGGTGCAAGTGGACAAATCAAGCTCCGCCAAAATAGGTGATGAAAAACTCTATTGGGTTGAAATAGCCGATGGTTGGCAGGTTGCCCAAATGGTTGATGCAAAAGATCAATATGGCACAAAATACCTCAAAGTTGACAACCGAATAGTGTACACCTATCAAACAAAACATTTTCTCCAAAAACCTGATACACAGGTGCATGCAAAAGTTTTTTTGGTAAATCCACTTACCACGGCTCATCGCATTTATGGCACTCCATACATTGATTCGAACGATTTGGATGTGCCAGAAATTAACAACCAACGGCAATGGGTAAATTTTAAAACTACATTTGAAAATGATACCTTTTGGCTCAAAAACGAACGGTATTTTTTTGGCAATGTAAGCGACCCGAAAACACCTCAAACGTATTCATTATCAGATAGTTTTGTTTTTAACAGAAGCCAATATCAATTTGAAGATGTGAATGCCTTTTTTCATATCACCACACTTAGTCAATATGTCGAAAACCTTGGCTTTGAAACAATTTTACCCGACACGCTTAAAATAGATGTGCATGCCTATAATGGCGATGATTTAAGTAGCTTCAATTATGAAGTGGAGCCATTGGAACTCGAAATGGGCGAAGGCGGCGTGGACGATGCTGAGGATGGGGAGGTGATTACACACGAGTTTGGTCATGCTCTTATCTACATGGCCGGCCCCACAACCTATACCGACACCAGAGATAGAGATGCCATGGAAGAAGGCAACGCTGACTACATTTGTGTTTCATATTCAAGAAGTTACGATGATTATGGCTGGAAAGAAATTTTTGATTGGGATGGACACAACGAGTTTTGGTCGGGCATTCACACAGGTGATGTGCTAATATATCCTCAACAAATGACCAACAGCAGCAACGAAAATCGTGAAATGTGGAGTACACCATTGATTTGCCTTTATGAAAAACTTGGCAGAGAAACGTGCGACAGTTTGTTTTTTGAACACCTGTTTTATCAAGCCAAAAATGCCACTATTCCGCAAATGGCCGAAGTTATTTTAATGGTGGATTCATTGATTTGGGAGGGAAAATATAACAACGAAATTAGAAAATGTTTTGGTGCCAACAAAATTTTGGCAGTCGAACCAAATGTTGTTTTGATCGATTTGTTCCTCATTTCCAACTCATTAGGATTTTCAAACGGCAGTGCAGACCTAACCATTACCTCGAAACAAAACCAAGTTTTTAATGTTCGGGTAACCTCCATTTTGGGGCAAACAATGGAAGAATACGAACAGATAAATTCATTAACCTTAAACCCTTACAACTTTACCCCTGGAGTTTATTTTGTTCAACTCAATTTGGGTAATTTTACCGCTTCCTTTAAGTTGGTAAAAACTTGA
- the ychF gene encoding redox-regulated ATPase YchF, with protein sequence MALQAGIVGLPNVGKSTLFNCLSNAKAQSANFPFCTIEPNIGTITVPDERLWKLEQLVNPERVVPTTIEIVDIAGLVKGASKGEGLGNQFLGNIRNTNAIIHVVRCFDDDNVIHVDGSVDPVRDREIIDTELQLKDLETIESRLLKSQKAAKSGDKVALREVSIIEKVKNHLEQGKSVRTLELESDEADFAKTLQLITSKPVMYVCNVDESSVVSGNKHTAKFIESVKDENAEVLFISAAIESEISTMEREDQLMFLEEMGLQVSGVGRLITAAYKLLNYITYFTAGVKEVRAWTITKGMKAPQAAGVIHSDFEKGFIRAEVMNYNDFVALGSEAACRDAGKLRIEGKEYTVVDGDMMHFRFNV encoded by the coding sequence ATGGCATTACAGGCAGGTATTGTGGGCTTACCCAACGTTGGAAAATCAACTCTTTTTAATTGTTTGAGCAATGCAAAAGCTCAAAGTGCGAACTTTCCGTTTTGCACCATAGAGCCAAATATTGGTACCATAACAGTGCCCGACGAGCGTCTTTGGAAACTCGAACAACTGGTAAATCCAGAGCGTGTAGTACCCACCACCATTGAAATTGTGGACATAGCCGGATTGGTGAAGGGTGCCAGCAAAGGTGAAGGTTTGGGCAATCAGTTTTTGGGAAACATCCGAAACACCAATGCCATTATACACGTGGTGCGTTGCTTTGACGATGATAATGTTATTCATGTGGACGGAAGTGTTGACCCAGTGCGTGACCGTGAAATCATTGATACCGAGCTGCAACTAAAGGATTTGGAAACCATCGAAAGCCGTTTGCTGAAATCGCAAAAGGCTGCCAAATCGGGCGACAAAGTGGCTTTGAGAGAAGTGTCCATTATCGAAAAGGTAAAAAATCATTTAGAGCAAGGCAAATCCGTGCGAACATTGGAACTTGAAAGTGATGAAGCCGATTTTGCAAAAACACTTCAGCTCATTACCTCGAAACCCGTAATGTATGTATGTAATGTGGACGAATCTTCTGTTGTTTCGGGCAACAAGCATACGGCAAAATTTATTGAATCGGTAAAAGACGAAAACGCCGAAGTTCTTTTTATCAGTGCTGCAATTGAGTCTGAAATTTCAACCATGGAACGCGAAGACCAACTAATGTTTTTAGAAGAAATGGGCCTTCAAGTGAGCGGTGTTGGCCGACTTATCACGGCGGCTTACAAACTTCTGAACTACATAACCTATTTCACGGCTGGTGTTAAAGAAGTTCGAGCCTGGACCATCACCAAAGGCATGAAAGCTCCACAAGCTGCGGGTGTTATTCACTCTGATTTTGAGAAAGGCTTTATTCGTGCCGAGGTAATGAACTACAACGATTTTGTGGCTTTGGGTTCGGAAGCAGCTTGCCGCGATGCCGGAAAACTACGCATTGAAGGCAAAGAATACACCGTGGTGGACGGCGATATGATGCACTTTAGGTTTAATGTGTAA
- a CDS encoding inositol monophosphatase has product MNFSRQIIAVLKEAKSLFFDKNQNHFETLDLKGLNQLVTNIDVAVEQFLVTEFLKIIPDSSFIAEENTAPSTISEYRWIIDPVDGTTNFVHKVPAYAISVALQKNEKTIAGFVYEITRDELFWADENTSAMLNDKPISVTNTALFEDTLMATGFPYYEFEKLPEYIKVLEFCMKNTRGVRRLGSAATDLAYVACGRFDGFFEVGLSPWDVAAGAYIVQRAGGEVFDFKDGDNYIFGGQIVAGNAHITKQLSMKIRTYFGEWV; this is encoded by the coding sequence ATGAATTTTTCAAGACAAATTATTGCTGTTTTAAAAGAAGCCAAAAGCCTCTTTTTTGATAAAAACCAAAACCATTTCGAAACGCTGGATTTAAAAGGTTTAAACCAATTGGTAACCAATATTGATGTGGCCGTTGAGCAATTTTTAGTTACAGAGTTTCTCAAAATCATTCCGGATAGCTCCTTTATTGCCGAAGAAAATACGGCTCCGTCCACCATTTCGGAATATAGATGGATAATAGACCCGGTGGACGGAACTACCAATTTTGTGCATAAAGTTCCGGCCTATGCCATTAGTGTTGCCTTGCAAAAAAATGAAAAAACCATTGCAGGTTTTGTGTATGAAATAACTCGAGATGAACTTTTTTGGGCGGATGAAAATACCTCCGCAATGCTCAATGATAAACCCATTTCAGTAACGAATACCGCACTCTTTGAAGATACCTTGATGGCCACAGGATTTCCATACTATGAGTTTGAAAAACTGCCTGAATACATCAAAGTATTAGAATTTTGTATGAAAAACACCCGTGGTGTCCGGAGGCTTGGAAGTGCCGCAACCGATTTGGCCTATGTGGCCTGTGGTCGATTTGACGGTTTTTTTGAGGTAGGCCTTAGCCCATGGGATGTGGCCGCCGGTGCATACATTGTGCAACGTGCAGGAGGTGAGGTTTTTGATTTTAAAGATGGGGATAATTACATTTTTGGAGGACAAATTGTGGCAGGAAACGCCCATATCACAAAGCAACTTTCAATGAAAATAAGAACCTATTTTGGCGAATGGGTTTAA
- the ribD gene encoding bifunctional diaminohydroxyphosphoribosylaminopyrimidine deaminase/5-amino-6-(5-phosphoribosylamino)uracil reductase RibD, which produces MAQKGSVYAHPNPLVGSVVVFDNKIIGEGYHRAIGEAHAEVNAILSVQNKELLPKSTLYVNLEPCCHYGKTPPCSELIITSGIKKVVVCNKDPFDKVAGNGIAHLRQNGVEVIENILLEEGLDLNRRFFRFHTTKKPFIILKWAETADGFMGRNNEEARLSKKISNPLSQRLVHKLRAESDAILVGKNTAIFDNPELTTRYFNGRNPVRITIDLHGEIPENHHFFDGNSATVVFGKKRNLNAEFVEVSDTENTLKQLFEYCYKNNLSQLLVEGGAVTLGHFIHQNEWNEAIIIKSDICWQKGVASPPFNHQKPQKSFQLANDLIQFYRNH; this is translated from the coding sequence TTGGCTCAAAAAGGGTCTGTTTATGCACACCCAAATCCGTTGGTGGGGTCGGTGGTAGTTTTTGATAATAAAATTATTGGCGAAGGATACCATCGGGCTATTGGCGAAGCCCATGCAGAAGTGAATGCTATTCTTTCGGTTCAAAACAAAGAATTGCTCCCCAAAAGCACGCTATATGTGAATCTCGAACCCTGCTGTCATTACGGAAAAACACCACCATGTAGTGAATTAATAATAACTTCCGGGATAAAAAAAGTGGTGGTTTGCAACAAAGACCCTTTTGATAAAGTGGCTGGAAACGGCATTGCTCATTTAAGACAAAACGGGGTGGAGGTAATAGAAAATATTTTGCTGGAAGAAGGGCTTGACTTGAACCGTAGATTCTTTCGTTTTCATACAACTAAAAAACCCTTTATCATCTTAAAATGGGCAGAAACAGCGGATGGATTTATGGGTAGAAACAATGAAGAGGCTCGGTTATCCAAGAAAATAAGCAACCCTCTTTCGCAGCGATTGGTGCATAAACTTCGTGCAGAAAGTGATGCCATTTTGGTTGGCAAAAACACCGCCATTTTCGACAATCCAGAGCTTACAACTCGCTATTTTAATGGAAGAAATCCGGTAAGAATAACCATTGACCTGCATGGCGAAATACCCGAAAACCACCATTTCTTTGACGGAAATTCAGCCACTGTAGTTTTTGGAAAAAAAAGGAATCTTAATGCCGAATTTGTTGAAGTTTCTGACACCGAAAATACCCTGAAACAATTGTTTGAATATTGCTACAAAAACAATCTTTCGCAGCTATTGGTAGAGGGTGGAGCGGTCACATTAGGCCATTTTATCCATCAAAATGAATGGAATGAGGCAATTATCATAAAATCAGACATTTGCTGGCAAAAAGGAGTGGCCTCTCCCCCTTTTAATCACCAAAAACCGCAAAAAAGCTTTCAACTTGCAAACGATTTAATCCAATTTTACCGAAATCATTGA
- a CDS encoding polysaccharide deacetylase family protein has translation MNKSVVNIYSEKKTARLQYIIQLIFNELLGLEVKLVDREFENIHINYSHLSDKPGFWIKPDSLLFEEDLEPKNITKTEQWHGLETISINQKPFDVFAASFYLVSRYEEYSGFTPDAHNRFSSYDSCLSKLQLLRKPLINQWALKLLEILKTQNPDLKACPRSFEFISTIDIDQAWKYKHKGFFRTMGGLFRDLVTRNFDELSERISVLTGKREDAFFNFDWQNEFHKRFDTKVQYFFQVGKRGKFDKNTSSKNAPFRELIKRLNLSHFVGIHPSYNSNSDVARLKNEINTLQNILNQPIDTSRQHFLVHQFPKTYQNLINQGIKNDYTLGYTTETGFRAGIASSFLFFDLTKNEATNLRCFPFCHMDITPLHYDQINLAQAIEEMTELMTEVKKVGGLFVSLWHNESLSENGRWKGWRPLYEATITQATKSY, from the coding sequence TTGAACAAGTCCGTCGTTAATATTTATTCTGAAAAAAAAACTGCTCGGCTGCAATATATTATTCAGCTAATTTTCAATGAATTACTTGGCCTTGAGGTTAAATTAGTTGACAGAGAGTTCGAAAATATTCATATCAACTATTCGCATCTTTCTGATAAACCCGGATTTTGGATAAAACCGGATTCATTACTCTTTGAAGAAGACCTTGAACCAAAAAACATTACAAAAACAGAGCAATGGCATGGATTGGAAACCATTTCCATCAATCAAAAACCCTTTGATGTTTTTGCCGCTTCGTTTTATTTGGTCAGTCGATATGAAGAATATTCTGGATTTACACCTGATGCTCACAACCGTTTTTCGAGCTACGACAGTTGTTTATCCAAACTTCAACTTTTAAGAAAGCCCTTGATAAACCAATGGGCGTTAAAACTTTTGGAAATTTTAAAAACACAAAACCCTGATTTAAAAGCCTGCCCACGTTCATTTGAATTTATTTCTACCATCGATATTGATCAGGCATGGAAGTATAAACACAAAGGTTTTTTCCGAACAATGGGTGGTCTTTTCCGTGATTTGGTAACACGAAATTTTGACGAACTATCTGAACGCATTTCGGTTTTGACAGGAAAAAGAGAAGATGCTTTTTTCAATTTTGATTGGCAAAATGAGTTTCACAAACGTTTCGATACAAAAGTGCAATACTTTTTTCAGGTTGGAAAAAGAGGGAAATTCGACAAAAACACTTCGAGTAAAAATGCACCGTTTCGGGAACTGATAAAACGTTTAAACCTAAGTCATTTCGTTGGCATTCACCCGTCTTACAATTCCAATTCGGATGTCGCTCGCTTAAAAAATGAAATCAACACCTTGCAGAATATTCTCAATCAACCCATCGATACGAGCCGACAGCATTTTTTGGTTCATCAATTTCCAAAAACATATCAAAACCTTATCAATCAAGGAATTAAAAACGATTATACCTTAGGATATACCACCGAAACTGGATTTAGAGCAGGCATTGCCTCATCTTTTTTGTTTTTCGATTTAACCAAAAATGAGGCAACCAACCTGCGTTGCTTTCCTTTTTGTCACATGGATATTACGCCGTTGCATTATGACCAAATAAACTTAGCCCAAGCCATTGAAGAAATGACCGAACTGATGACCGAGGTAAAAAAAGTAGGAGGACTTTTTGTGAGTCTTTGGCACAACGAATCGCTCAGCGAAAATGGCCGTTGGAAAGGTTGGAGGCCGTTATATGAAGCCACCATTACACAGGCCACAAAAAGCTATTGA
- a CDS encoding YigZ family protein, producing MKNSTFKTIKKSTEVLFKERGSKFIGYAYPIENEKDIKEKLDNLKIQYPDATHICYAWILGNNYRANDDGEPNNSAGQPILREIKSKELQNVLVAVVRYFGGKKLGVSGLIEAYGESAKMALETTEIIEIEPTTKFKMKELGKLDYKIYEISNRLGFEILAPANTVGDWFVCRCKMVDFESLQSSFNEMPNFELNQINE from the coding sequence TTGAAAAATTCCACCTTCAAAACGATAAAAAAATCAACCGAAGTTCTTTTTAAAGAACGAGGTTCAAAATTTATTGGATACGCCTACCCTATTGAAAATGAGAAGGATATAAAAGAAAAATTGGACAATCTAAAAATCCAATATCCAGATGCAACCCATATTTGCTACGCTTGGATTTTGGGCAATAACTACAGAGCCAATGATGACGGAGAACCGAACAACTCGGCGGGGCAACCCATTTTGCGGGAAATAAAATCGAAAGAGCTGCAAAATGTATTGGTGGCAGTTGTACGCTATTTTGGTGGAAAAAAATTGGGTGTTTCCGGCCTTATAGAAGCATACGGCGAATCGGCAAAAATGGCATTGGAAACAACTGAAATCATTGAAATTGAACCAACTACAAAATTTAAAATGAAAGAATTAGGCAAACTCGACTATAAAATTTATGAAATATCCAACCGATTGGGATTTGAAATATTGGCACCGGCAAACACCGTGGGCGATTGGTTTGTTTGCAGGTGTAAAATGGTTGATTTTGAAAGTTTACAGTCATCATTTAATGAAATGCCCAATTTTGAACTCAATCAAATCAATGAATAA
- a CDS encoding EamA/RhaT family transporter, with the protein MYLLLSILFSSIINVVFKLFPKYGIDNRQAISVNYLTCVAVGLLTSNSIDFISAGLFQESWVQIALALGILFIVVFVGMAVTAQKMGISVSVIAAKMGVVFPVLYAFFFLHEAANTMLVLGILLSLLSIYFVTQKEHLHLEKKHLLMPILVLLGSGVIDTTLKIIEQKIPDNYPMALPSIIIFSMAGLVGTTISTFQYLGKKSAFAFKNVLAGIVLGIPNYFSIYFLFRSLQNNFFKTTQIYPLNNIGVVLLSTLLALVFFREKLSIKNWLGIAFAVISILLIGGLI; encoded by the coding sequence ATGTATTTGTTGCTCAGCATCCTTTTTTCGTCCATAATCAATGTAGTTTTTAAGCTCTTCCCAAAATATGGAATTGATAACAGGCAAGCCATCAGCGTAAACTATCTGACGTGTGTGGCAGTTGGGTTATTAACGTCTAATTCCATAGACTTTATTTCAGCTGGTTTATTCCAAGAATCTTGGGTTCAAATTGCACTTGCATTGGGTATTCTATTTATTGTCGTTTTCGTTGGAATGGCTGTCACTGCTCAAAAAATGGGTATTAGTGTTTCGGTTATTGCAGCCAAAATGGGCGTGGTTTTCCCTGTTCTGTACGCTTTTTTCTTTTTACACGAGGCGGCGAATACAATGCTCGTTTTGGGCATTTTACTCAGTTTACTAAGCATTTATTTTGTTACTCAAAAAGAGCATTTACACCTTGAAAAAAAGCATTTGCTCATGCCTATTTTGGTGCTCTTGGGCAGCGGTGTCATCGACACAACATTAAAAATTATCGAACAAAAAATACCGGATAACTATCCGATGGCATTGCCATCCATCATCATTTTTTCTATGGCCGGATTGGTTGGAACCACTATTTCTACGTTTCAATATCTCGGCAAAAAAAGTGCTTTTGCATTTAAAAATGTTCTGGCGGGCATTGTGTTAGGCATTCCAAATTATTTCAGTATCTACTTCTTATTTAGGTCGTTACAGAATAATTTTTTTAAAACCACCCAAATTTATCCGCTCAACAACATTGGCGTGGTATTACTTTCAACCCTTTTAGCTTTAGTATTTTTTAGAGAAAAACTATCCATTAAAAACTGGCTGGGTATTGCATTCGCCGTTATTTCTATTCTTTTAATTGGAGGTTTGATTTGA
- the prmC gene encoding peptide chain release factor N(5)-glutamine methyltransferase produces the protein MYSTLRGLKQHFAEELSSIYSIREAEILFFSVMEYVLGQTKTEMLLHFGQEISENQQAKIDEIVGRLKQHEPIQYITSQSHFYGNEFYVNPSVLIPRPETEELVHLILTENETPNLSLLDIGTGSGIIPITIAQNRKTWVVLGCDISLEALEIAGINNKKISNGRVELFQENILQPSRIFDSLFDIIVSNPPYVLESDKNEMSENVLNFEPHLALFVPNEDPLLFYRAILSYAQTNLKPNGKIYFEIHEQYAEAMSKLFSEFGFENIRQVHDMQGKVRIVTGVFAQN, from the coding sequence ATGTATTCAACTTTAAGAGGCCTAAAACAGCATTTTGCGGAGGAGTTGTCGTCAATTTATTCGATTAGAGAGGCAGAGATACTGTTTTTTAGTGTAATGGAGTACGTTTTGGGGCAAACCAAAACCGAAATGTTATTGCATTTTGGTCAGGAAATTTCGGAAAATCAACAAGCCAAAATCGACGAAATAGTCGGGAGGCTTAAACAACACGAACCCATTCAATACATTACAAGTCAAAGCCATTTTTATGGAAATGAATTTTACGTAAATCCATCAGTGTTGATTCCGCGGCCTGAAACGGAGGAGTTGGTACACTTAATTTTAACCGAAAACGAAACGCCAAACCTCAGTCTTTTGGATATTGGCACGGGTAGCGGCATTATTCCCATTACCATTGCCCAAAACCGAAAAACGTGGGTTGTTTTGGGTTGCGATATTTCGCTGGAAGCGTTGGAAATAGCGGGGATTAACAATAAAAAAATCAGTAACGGGAGGGTGGAATTGTTTCAAGAGAACATTTTGCAACCCAGCCGTATATTCGATTCTTTGTTTGACATAATCGTGAGCAACCCGCCGTATGTGTTAGAGTCTGACAAAAATGAAATGAGCGAAAACGTGCTGAACTTTGAACCGCATTTGGCGTTGTTTGTGCCGAATGAAGACCCATTATTGTTTTATCGAGCTATATTGAGTTATGCCCAAACCAACCTCAAACCGAACGGCAAAATCTATTTTGAAATACACGAACAATATGCCGAAGCCATGAGCAAATTATTCTCTGAATTTGGTTTTGAAAACATACGGCAAGTGCATGATATGCAGGGTAAAGTGAGGATTGTGACGGGTGTTTTTGCTCAAAATTGA
- a CDS encoding CAP domain-containing protein: MKTLALMAVSLTVLQVPSGEKLYNKLQYRFEQDQTECFEYAKKMQKKYPEKPEPYLFLTYEALGKFDQSKTLEKQYRYLNSATRDMAKVVKFSQSNSYFAQRRDSLILHISNQVGWMRDSFFVLEDQESFESITKSYSRMTNNGYLKTWDELVQEKEQKEAEARAKRKKEEEERLAIIQIARVEDGKYYGKPIGNENITAVDAGMEKEIMRILNEARVKRGMKPYTWDNDLARSARYHANDMATQNYFSHNSHDSINGELVEVCKTFDRIRSFYHDKGFANGENIAAGSNNAFDTYMQWFNSPGHNAIMFTKESKYIGIGMAKNPHSTYGYYWVMCTAQ; encoded by the coding sequence ATGAAAACTTTGGCATTAATGGCTGTGAGCTTGACCGTTTTGCAAGTTCCTTCCGGCGAAAAACTGTACAACAAACTTCAATACAGATTTGAACAAGATCAGACAGAATGTTTTGAATATGCCAAAAAAATGCAAAAAAAATATCCTGAAAAACCGGAACCGTATTTGTTTTTGACGTATGAGGCACTTGGTAAATTCGACCAATCTAAAACCCTTGAAAAGCAATACCGATACCTAAATTCTGCCACAAGAGACATGGCCAAAGTGGTAAAATTCTCACAAAGCAACAGTTATTTTGCCCAACGCAGAGACAGCCTTATCTTGCACATTTCCAATCAAGTAGGGTGGATGCGGGATAGCTTTTTTGTATTAGAAGACCAAGAAAGTTTTGAATCTATTACCAAGTCATACTCCCGAATGACCAACAATGGATACCTTAAAACTTGGGATGAATTGGTGCAAGAAAAAGAGCAAAAAGAAGCTGAAGCTCGGGCTAAACGGAAGAAAGAAGAGGAGGAGCGATTGGCCATTATTCAAATAGCTCGAGTGGAAGATGGCAAGTATTATGGCAAACCGATTGGCAACGAAAATATTACGGCGGTAGATGCCGGAATGGAAAAAGAAATCATGCGAATTTTGAACGAAGCCCGCGTTAAAAGAGGTATGAAACCTTACACTTGGGACAATGATTTGGCTCGGTCCGCCCGCTACCATGCCAATGATATGGCTACGCAGAATTATTTCTCGCACAATTCGCACGATTCTATTAACGGAGAGTTAGTGGAAGTTTGCAAAACCTTCGACAGAATAAGAAGTTTTTATCACGACAAGGGCTTTGCCAATGGCGAAAATATTGCAGCCGGAAGCAACAACGCCTTCGATACGTATATGCAATGGTTTAACAGCCCTGGCCACAATGCCATCATGTTTACCAAAGAAAGCAAATACATTGGCATTGGAATGGCCAAAAACCCACATTCTACCTACGGTTATTATTGGGTAATGTGTACGGCTCAATAG